One segment of Enterobacter cloacae complex sp. ECNIH7 DNA contains the following:
- a CDS encoding DUF6904 family protein encodes MLRYELTPNNAGFILWGDSEALNELHELIHYIVDESPLIKVKDGFMLSLAYDIRKAREGNRRVEQHQYDQHDTYKLYGVELLWPLVLVQSSILRNSMGYIQTDKNQLSVMYAFEYLIESALTESERTTSNDIMLTVKYASDSDFNFIEDNIDSRCCYFISLSPEQRKKQLISIVRSFHSLWGKYAREKQDIKMLNEMNNTSWVWPDNINW; translated from the coding sequence ATGCTTCGATACGAGTTAACGCCGAACAATGCAGGTTTTATACTGTGGGGAGATTCAGAAGCCCTGAATGAATTACATGAACTCATTCATTACATCGTGGATGAAAGCCCACTGATTAAAGTTAAAGACGGATTTATGTTATCCCTTGCCTATGATATTCGTAAAGCACGGGAAGGTAATCGTCGTGTTGAGCAACATCAGTATGATCAACATGATACATATAAGCTTTATGGTGTTGAGCTTTTATGGCCTCTGGTCCTGGTACAGTCCTCAATACTCAGAAACTCAATGGGTTATATTCAGACAGACAAAAACCAGCTGTCTGTCATGTATGCCTTTGAATACCTGATAGAATCAGCATTAACAGAGTCTGAGAGAACAACGTCGAATGATATTATGCTAACAGTAAAATATGCATCAGACTCTGATTTTAATTTCATTGAGGATAATATTGACAGCAGGTGCTGCTATTTTATCAGCCTATCTCCGGAGCAAAGAAAAAAGCAGTTAATCAGTATTGTTCGTTCTTTTCATTCATTATGGGGTAAGTATGCCCGTGAAAAGCAGGACATAAAGATGCTGAACGAAATGAATAATACATCATGGGTCTGGCCGGACAATATCAACTGGTGA
- a CDS encoding IS1 family transposase (programmed frameshift), producing MASVSISCPSCSATEGVVRNGKSTAGHQRYLCSHCRKTWQLQFTYTASQPGTHQKIIDMAMNGVGCRASARIMGVGLNTILRHFKKLRPQSVTSRIQPGSDVIVCAEMDEQWGYVGAKSRQRWLFYAYDRIRRTVVAHVFGERTLSTLERLLGLLSAFEVVVWMTDGWPLYESRLKGELHVISKRYTQRIERHNLNLRQHLARLGRKSLSFSKSVELHDKVIGHYLNIKHYQ from the exons GTGGCTTCTGTTTCTATCAGCTGTCCCTCCTGTTCAGCTACTGAAGGCGTGGTGCGTAACGGTAAAAGTACTGCCGGACATCAGCGCTATCTCTGCTCTCACTGCCGTAAAACATGGCAACTACAGTTCACTTACACCGCTTCTCAACCCGGTACGCATCAGAAAATCATTGATATGGCCATGAATGGCGTCGGATGTCGCGCCAGTGCACGCATTATGGGCGTTGGCCTCAACACGATTTTACGTCACT TTAAAAAACTCAGACCGCAGTCGGTAACCTCACGCATACAACCGGGCAGTGACGTCATTGTTTGCGCGGAAATGGACGAACAGTGGGGTTATGTCGGCGCTAAATCACGCCAGCGCTGGTTGTTTTACGCGTATGACAGGATACGGAGGACGGTTGTGGCGCACGTATTCGGTGAACGCACGTTGTCCACGCTGGAGCGTCTTCTGGGCCTGCTGTCGGCCTTTGAGGTCGTGGTATGGATGACGGATGGCTGGCCGCTTTATGAATCACGCCTGAAGGGAGAACTGCACGTTATCAGCAAGCGATATACGCAGCGCATTGAGCGGCATAACCTGAATCTGAGGCAACATCTGGCAAGGCTGGGCAGGAAGTCACTGTCGTTCTCAAAATCGGTGGAGCTGCATGACAAAGTCATCGGGCATTATCTGAACATAAAACACTATCAGTAA
- a CDS encoding universal stress protein, translated as MNNTVIACVDGSPSTRPVCEYAAWAANLLDAPLSLLHVLEKDVHPAVSDLTGSIGIDSQAHLTEELVKVEGERNRLLMAQGKAILASCAKLLNDAGHADVQLLQKHGALDEILADLGDVRLMVLGRRGTQNPVGSHLESIIRLQKKPVLIVPEAYSPPSKVMFAYDGSDESRKNLTRLTLSPLLNGLVCHLVMVKGDTRALQEAQSVLQAAGIATESHLLEGTSVAEALCRHANENDINLIVMGAGNDSNLLIVFYVQIMPDDFVMQLHRF; from the coding sequence ATGAACAATACCGTTATTGCCTGCGTTGACGGCTCACCGTCTACCCGACCTGTGTGCGAATACGCGGCCTGGGCCGCCAATCTGCTGGATGCGCCGCTGTCCCTGCTGCACGTACTGGAGAAAGACGTACATCCTGCCGTGTCAGATTTGACCGGAAGTATCGGCATTGATAGCCAGGCGCATCTCACCGAAGAGTTGGTGAAAGTTGAAGGAGAGCGTAACCGATTATTAATGGCACAGGGCAAAGCCATACTGGCTAGCTGTGCGAAGTTGCTGAATGATGCTGGTCATGCTGATGTTCAATTACTGCAAAAACATGGCGCGTTGGATGAAATCCTGGCTGATTTAGGGGATGTTCGCCTGATGGTGCTGGGCCGCCGTGGAACGCAGAACCCGGTTGGCAGCCACCTGGAAAGCATTATTCGCCTGCAGAAAAAACCGGTACTTATCGTGCCGGAGGCTTATTCTCCACCATCCAAAGTTATGTTCGCCTATGATGGCAGCGATGAGAGTCGCAAAAACCTGACGCGCCTGACACTTAGCCCGCTACTCAATGGCCTGGTTTGCCACCTCGTGATGGTTAAGGGGGATACACGAGCCTTGCAGGAAGCACAGAGTGTGCTGCAAGCAGCTGGCATCGCGACCGAAAGCCACCTACTGGAAGGTACATCCGTTGCTGAGGCGCTCTGCCGTCACGCTAATGAAAACGACATTAACCTGATTGTGATGGGTGCCGGTAATGACTCCAACTTACTGATAGTGTTTTATGTTCAGATAATGCCCGATGACTTTGTCATGCAGCTCCACCGATTTTGA
- a CDS encoding SulP family inorganic anion transporter: MLLSSTRKDWLGNVRGDVLAGIVVALALIPEAIAFSIIAGVDPQVGLYSAFCIPLIIAICGGRPGMISSSTGAMALLMVTLVKDHGLQYLLAATVLTGVIQLIAGYLKLGSLMRYVSRSVVTGFVNALAILIFMAQLPELTNVTWHVYALTAAGLGIIYLFPYLNKTIPSPLVCIVVLTGISMWLHLDVRTVGDMGKLPDSLPVFLLPDVPLNLDTLLIILPYSAGLAVVGLLESMMTATIVDDMTDTPSDKNRECKAQGIANIGAAFIGGMAGCAMIGQSVINVKSGGRGRLSALTAGVVLLCMVVFLRDWVSQIPMAALVAVMIMVSIGTFSWGSIANLRSHPLSTSVVMLATVVVVVATHNLAYGVLTGVLIASLNFATKVARFMAVSSELKASTRIYTVAGQVFFASADRFMSHFDFREAVEHVVIDVSHAHFWDITSVSALDRVVIKFRREGTNVEIRGMNQATRTIVDRFGVHDKPEEVEKLMGGH, from the coding sequence ATGTTGCTGTCCTCGACGCGTAAGGACTGGCTGGGTAACGTCCGTGGAGACGTCCTCGCCGGTATTGTTGTCGCGCTCGCGCTTATCCCTGAAGCGATCGCCTTTTCCATCATCGCTGGTGTTGACCCGCAAGTTGGGCTCTACTCTGCGTTTTGTATCCCGCTGATAATCGCCATCTGTGGTGGTCGTCCAGGGATGATATCTTCGTCAACCGGTGCTATGGCATTGCTGATGGTCACCCTAGTGAAGGACCACGGCTTGCAGTATTTACTGGCAGCCACCGTTCTTACAGGTGTGATTCAGCTTATTGCGGGCTATCTGAAGCTTGGAAGCCTGATGCGCTATGTTTCCCGCTCGGTAGTTACCGGTTTTGTTAATGCGCTGGCGATCCTCATTTTCATGGCGCAGTTGCCGGAGTTGACCAACGTCACCTGGCACGTTTACGCCCTGACGGCGGCCGGTCTAGGCATTATTTATCTGTTCCCGTACCTCAATAAAACCATCCCCTCGCCGCTGGTCTGCATCGTCGTGCTGACCGGGATCTCCATGTGGCTGCATCTGGACGTACGCACTGTCGGCGACATGGGTAAGTTGCCGGACAGCCTGCCAGTATTTCTGTTACCCGATGTACCTCTCAATCTCGATACCCTATTAATCATTCTGCCTTATTCCGCCGGCCTTGCCGTGGTGGGGCTGCTTGAGTCAATGATGACCGCGACTATTGTGGATGACATGACCGATACACCGAGCGACAAGAACCGGGAATGCAAAGCACAGGGTATCGCCAACATTGGCGCCGCATTTATTGGCGGTATGGCTGGGTGCGCGATGATCGGTCAGTCGGTGATCAACGTGAAATCTGGGGGGCGTGGCCGCCTCTCCGCACTCACTGCGGGCGTTGTCCTGCTTTGTATGGTGGTTTTCCTGCGTGACTGGGTCTCACAAATCCCAATGGCGGCCCTGGTCGCGGTCATGATCATGGTCTCTATCGGTACCTTCTCCTGGGGGTCGATCGCTAACTTACGCAGCCATCCACTGTCAACCAGTGTCGTCATGCTGGCCACCGTGGTGGTAGTGGTCGCCACGCATAATCTGGCGTATGGCGTCTTAACCGGCGTTCTGATTGCCTCATTGAACTTTGCCACCAAAGTGGCCCGTTTTATGGCGGTGTCGTCCGAACTTAAAGCGTCAACGCGGATCTACACCGTAGCCGGTCAGGTGTTCTTTGCTTCTGCCGATCGGTTCATGAGCCACTTCGATTTTCGCGAAGCGGTGGAGCACGTAGTCATTGACGTCTCACATGCCCATTTCTGGGATATTACGTCGGTCAGCGCACTCGACAGGGTGGTTATTAAGTTCCGCCGTGAAGGCACGAACGTGGAAATCCGTGGAATGAATCAGGCTACCCGCACAATTGTTGACCGCTTCGGGGTGCATGACAAACCTGAAGAAGTGGAAAAATTAATGGGCGGCCATTAA
- a CDS encoding recombinase family protein yields MYIHGYLRASTKEQDALRAKNRMKAFVEEKGFRLASWYTENVSGASLQRPELLRLLDDAAPGDIILIEQVDRLSRLDEEGWQKLKHLIQEKHLVVVSLDLPTSHMALATHAGDDFTLAILKAINGMMLDMLAAIARKDYQDRRRRQEEGIAKAKVAGKFRGRQADHQLHEKIIELRVKNRQSIRDTARLCGVSERTVIRIVKLKACS; encoded by the coding sequence ATGTACATTCATGGTTACCTCCGCGCATCAACAAAAGAACAGGATGCTCTCCGAGCAAAAAATCGGATGAAAGCCTTTGTTGAAGAAAAAGGATTTCGGCTGGCCAGTTGGTACACCGAAAATGTATCCGGGGCATCACTTCAACGGCCAGAACTTTTACGGTTACTTGATGATGCTGCACCTGGTGACATTATTCTCATCGAGCAGGTTGATCGCCTTTCGCGCCTGGATGAAGAGGGCTGGCAAAAACTAAAGCATCTTATCCAGGAAAAACACCTTGTGGTTGTCAGTCTTGACCTCCCAACGAGCCATATGGCTCTTGCAACACATGCTGGCGATGACTTTACCCTTGCAATACTTAAGGCTATTAACGGAATGATGCTTGATATGCTGGCCGCCATAGCTCGCAAAGACTATCAGGATCGTCGCCGGCGCCAAGAGGAAGGGATAGCGAAAGCCAAGGTGGCCGGTAAATTTCGGGGACGTCAGGCAGATCATCAATTGCATGAAAAAATCATAGAGCTTCGGGTTAAAAACAGGCAGAGCATCCGTGATACCGCAAGGTTGTGTGGCGTTTCAGAACGAACGGTTATACGCATTGTTAAACTCAAAGCATGTTCTTGA